The genomic segment GGAACGAGCCGTCCCGGAAGGAGTCGAGGCGCACCTCGCCCTGGTCGTCCGGCGCCCAGGGCAAAGCGGCGTTCGAGAACCTGGCCTGGCGGTGCTCGGCGACGAAGGCGATCGTCTCGAGGTTGACGCCGGGGAAGGCCGCGCCGAGATCCAGGAGGGCCGTCAGCTGCATGTCCTCGACCAGGAGCCTGCGGCACTCGTAGTAGGCGCCGGTGCGGGTGACGCCGTGGGGGACGACGAGCCCCAGGCGGCCCTTGGCGCGCAGCAGGCGCGCGGATCGCTCGATGAACAGGGCCGTGGTGTCCTGTCGACCGCTGCCCAGGCGGTAGTGGCGCTGGAAGAAGTGCTTGTCCTGGCTCGAGATCTCGGCCCCGTAGGGCGGGTTGCCCACGATCACGTCGAAGCCGGGCTCGAGGGTCGCGTCGTGCTGCTGGAGGGTGTTGCGGCCGAGCAGGTTGGCTTTGAGGGGCACCTTGAGCTCGGGCACCAGCTTGAGCTGGACGAAGGCCAGCCGGATCTGGGCGAGCTTGAGGGCCCAGGGGTTGAGGTCCACGCCGAACAGGTGGCGCCCCATGACGCGCTTGAGGCGCAGGTAGCGGCCCTCGGCGCCGGTCTGCGAGGTCCAGACCCGCTCGAAGAGGGCCTCGAGCGAAAGCGACAGGAAGTTGCCGGCGCCGCAGGAAGGATCGAGCAGGCGGAAGTCCTTGGAGAGGGGCAGGTGCCTGGGCGGCAGGGTCGCCTCGAGCAGGTAGGTCACGATGGGCGCCGGGGTGTAGAAGGCGCCGTGCTTCTTGCGCTGGACGCTCGAGAGGTGGGTCTCGAACAGGCCGCCCAGCAGTTCGCCGTCCTCGTAGCCCCATTGCTGGGCCGAGAAGAGGTCGTGCAGGGTCTCGGTCAGCTCCGGCACCGAGGGGGCGCCGAGCTTGAGGGGCAGGGGGGCCGCGTCCGCGAACAGCGGGGTCTGGTCGCCGCCCAGGCCGCTCAGGGTGTCGAAGAGGGCCTTCTCGAGGGCTTCGCGATCGCCCGGGTGCTGCAGATGGCAGAACAGGGCGTTCGCCAGCACGAAGCAGGCGGCGGGCGGCTCGTGGACCGACAGGGCGTCGGCCAACAGGGCCACGCCGTGGGTCAGGAGGCCCTCCTTGGAGAGCTCGGAGCGGGTGCGGGGGCTCGTGGTCTGCATGCTCCCATTATCCGGCGCCGCCCGCACGGGTGGCAAGGGGCGCTTTTCGGCGGCGGGCGCGCTTAACGGGCCTTAACAGAGCGGAGCGAGGGTGCTACCATGCCCTCGCGCGAAGGAGGCGTCCATCACATGGAGAAGCGGGGATTCGAGATCGAGGCGAAGTTTCGCCTGAGGCCCGGGCAGCGCGAGGCGATCGCCCAGGCCCTTTCCGGCTGCTCGCACGAGCGCGCCGTGCAGGAGGACCGCTACTTCGACGCGGGCCCGGGCCGGGTGCTGCGCCTCAGGCAGGAGAACGGCGCCTGGCTCATCACCCGCAAGGAGGCCCCCACCGTCTCGGCCGACGGCACCAAGACCCGCACCGAGATCGAGACTCCGATCCCGGTCGACCTGGTCGAGCCGCTCGCCGAGGCCTTCGCCTGGCTGGGGCACCGGCCCCTGATCGTGGTGAGGAAGGTCCGTGACGCCTACGAGATCGACGGGGCGACGGTCTGCCTGGATCGAATCGAGGGCCTCGACGACGACTTCGCCGAACTGGAGGTGCTCGCCCAGGAGGCCACGGCCAAGGGCGCTCTCGACGCCCTGCGCGCGCGCTTCGGCCTCGAAGAGGACCAGATCCTGCTCCACAGCTACGCCCGGCTCCTGGCGGAGGCGCGCGGACAGGCTTAGAGTGTCTAACAAAAATATCCTTCGAGCCGCCCCCGGCGGCCATCGGTCGTAACATGCCTGGTTTTGTTAGGCGCTCTTAGTGAATACCCGGTAGCCAACCCACCTCCTTCCGAGTGACTGGGAGTAGGGACTCCTCCTGTTGGGTATTATTGCCTGATACTTTTGCCCCTTCGGGCCGATCGTTCGTAGCTGAGCCTTTGTCGTCGCCAACAGAGCGCGCGCCTGCCGAGATCATGGCCCACGGCAACGGGTTGGCGCTTGGTTGCTACGTGGGATCCGAGAAGGTCACGGCGGATGACGAACCTTTTGGTCGGAAGATGCGGAGACCGATCGTCTTGCCGGTAGAACAATATTTCGAGAGCGCCCGCCTCAAGGCGCTCATGCCAGAGAATCAGAGGAGGCTGGGGTATGGCTCGTGAAGACTATTTTGCTGCTGAGGAACCATTTGTGCAGGCGTCGCCTGCACAAATGAAAATGCCCGCTGATTACGGCAAGGTGCTCGATGGCCTCAAGGCCAAGGAGCGCGACCTGGAGCGTGGGCTCCTGGCTCACCTCAAGGACTTCTACCTCTCGCTCGTGGACGACAAGCTTCGCCATCCCGCCGATCAGCCGAGCATCGGTCT from the Pantanalinema sp. genome contains:
- a CDS encoding class IV adenylate cyclase, giving the protein MEKRGFEIEAKFRLRPGQREAIAQALSGCSHERAVQEDRYFDAGPGRVLRLRQENGAWLITRKEAPTVSADGTKTRTEIETPIPVDLVEPLAEAFAWLGHRPLIVVRKVRDAYEIDGATVCLDRIEGLDDDFAELEVLAQEATAKGALDALRARFGLEEDQILLHSYARLLAEARGQA
- a CDS encoding PDDEXK nuclease domain-containing protein, yielding MAREDYFAAEEPFVQASPAQMKMPADYGKVLDGLKAKERDLERGLLAHLKDFYLSLVDDKLRHPADQPSIGLILCKERNKLIVEYAFRDIRKPMGIVAYELFEQLPEQLQNALPSVEDLERGIGEDRGEIVE
- a CDS encoding N-6 DNA methylase, with translation MQTTSPRTRSELSKEGLLTHGVALLADALSVHEPPAACFVLANALFCHLQHPGDREALEKALFDTLSGLGGDQTPLFADAAPLPLKLGAPSVPELTETLHDLFSAQQWGYEDGELLGGLFETHLSSVQRKKHGAFYTPAPIVTYLLEATLPPRHLPLSKDFRLLDPSCGAGNFLSLSLEALFERVWTSQTGAEGRYLRLKRVMGRHLFGVDLNPWALKLAQIRLAFVQLKLVPELKVPLKANLLGRNTLQQHDATLEPGFDVIVGNPPYGAEISSQDKHFFQRHYRLGSGRQDTTALFIERSARLLRAKGRLGLVVPHGVTRTGAYYECRRLLVEDMQLTALLDLGAAFPGVNLETIAFVAEHRQARFSNAALPWAPDDQGEVRLDSFRDGSFRELGTQSHGFFRNRPTMPIYANRTSGGWITKVEVSGVPLQHLAWIRRGAGISARESAIALWSEGTPVVRGRDIRRYGGDEGLLRLSPRYALRDRFLSSVLSSPRIVYQNIASAVVATLLPSGSLPLDTVNVLEPQSDWNPHYLLALLNSRLLEAYFQLVIANKAQLTLHLDTPTLGSLPLLIATEREQRAIAGDAALVLDWLSQTSRWDLSTTIAETLWETPEALEAAAKERLSAMELRRKRALEALEAIDARVFDLYGITEAEREAIRAETTPKRLGTSRQTPSKEIAKIAEGVMVQGLMRALEASDRPRDAFELYRSWARPDHDVIAAVWGGDPTSDLPGLLAKYGAMVQGSRVGLWQPGLQG